The Streptomyces sp. NBC_00435 nucleotide sequence GGGTGCGCGCCGGAGTCGGTGGCGACGCTGATCTACACCTCCGGGACGACCGGCCGGCCCAAGGGGTGCGTGCTGACGCACGCCAACTTCTTCGCCGAGGTGGACAATTCGGTGGAGCTGCTGCACCCGGTCTTCAAATCGGTCAGCAAGGATCCCGCCTCCACGCTGCTCTTCCTTCCCCTTTCCCACGTCTTCGGGCGGATGGTGGCCGTCGGGTGCATGCGGGCCCGGGTGAAGGTCGGGCACGCGCCGAGCATCCGCGGCGAGGACCTCCTCGCGGACCTGGCAGGCTTTCGGCCGACGTTCCTGCTGGCGATCCCGTACGTCCTGGAGAAGGTCTACAACACCGCGCGGGCCACCGCCGAGAGGATGGGCCGCGCCTCCTCCTTCGACCGGGCCGCCCGCATCGCGCGCGGCCTCGGCGAACTGGCCGAGGGCAAACGGCCCGGACTCGGCCTGCGCCTCGGGCGGGCCGTGTACGACCCGCTCGTCTACCGCCGGATCCGGGCGGCGCTGGGCGGGCGCGTCCGGTACGTCCTGAGCGGCGGCTCACCCCTCGGGCGCCGCCTCGCCGCCTTCTACACGGGCGCGGGCATCGAGGTCTTCGAGGGCTACGGGCTCACCGAGACGACCGCGGCCTCCACCATCACCCCGCCGCTGCGGCCCCGGCTGGGGACCGTGGGCTGGCCGCTGCCCGGGACGGCGGTACGGATCGCGGACGACGGGGAGGTCCTGCTGTGCGGGCCGCACGTGTTCGCGGGGTACTGGAACGGCCCGCCGGTGGGCACGGCCGGGCAGTGGCTGGCCACGGGGGACATCGGCGAACTGGACGAGGACGGCTACCTCACCATCACCGGCCGCAAGAAGGACATGATCATCACCAGCGGCGGCAAGAACGTGGCCCCCGCCCCGCTGGAGGACTGGCTACGGGCCCACCCGCTGGTCGGCCAGTGCATGGTGGTCGGCGACAACCGGCCCTACGTCACCGCGCTGATCACCCTGGAGCCGGAGGGGCTGCAGCACTGGCGGCAGATGCACAAGAAGACCGGGATGCCGATCGGGGACCTGGTCCGCGACGAGGAACTCCTGGCGGACATCCAGCGCGCGGTGGACGACGCGAACCGCCTGGTGTCCCGAGCGGAATCGATCCGCCGCTTCGCGGTCCTGCGGTCCGACTTCACGGAGGAGCGCGGCCACTTGACCCCGTCCCTGAAACTGAGACGCGCCACCGTGGCCCGGGACCACGGGCGCGAGATCGAGGGCCTGTACCGACAGGCATGACGGCTGCGGCCCGCCGCCCCGGGGGTATCCGGGGAGGCGGGCCGTCATCCATTGGGCATTGCCCGTGGGGTTCGACCAGCCGGTGATTCCCAGGGAAGTGGCCAGGCCGGTGGTGGTCCAGCTGGCGCCGGCCCCGTGCCGGAGGCTGTCGGTCTTCCGGCGTGGGCCCACTGCGCTCCCCCTCCCAGGCGGTGCGGCGAGGGCCGAACGGGTGAGGGTTCGTGGGCAGGGTGGGTGGGGGCGGTTTAGGGTGGGCTGACCGGATTTGGGGGGTCTCTGAGGAGGGTGCAGTGCACCGTTCCCGCCCGTCTCCGTCCCCATATCCGTCTCCGTCTCCGTCCCCATGCCCGGCCCGTGTTCGAGGGCGCGGGCGCGGGCGGCGTGCCCGGGCTCGGATAGCCGGCGGGCTCGTGGGGGTCGTGCTCGGGGCCGGGGTGCTGGCCGCCGCGGCGGGGTCCGGGCCCGGCACCCGAACCGGCGTCCCCGCCCCCGGCGGCGGGCCCCGGATGCGGTGGGGGGAGTGTGCCGAGAAGCCGGTGCCCGCCGGGATGCAGTGCGGGAGTCTTGGTGTGCCGCTCGACTACGCCAGAGGGGGGATGGGCGGCGGGACCGTCCGGCTCGCCCTCGCCAGGCTTCCCGCCACCGGGCCCGGACGGCGGCTCGGGTCGCTGGTGCTGAACTTCGGGGGGCCCGGGGCGGCCGGGATACCCACTCTTGCCGCCGACCCCAAGGCCTTCGCGGAGCTGAACAAGCGGTACGACCTCGTCACCTTCGATCCCCGGGGGGTCGGGCACAGCGATCCCATCAGCTGCGGCGGGGACTCGCAGCAGGCGGAGGAGGCGGCCACGGGCACATCCGGCGCCGCCGACGGGCCCGCCGCCGAGCTCGCCGCCCTCCGGGCCGTCGCCAAGCGCTGCGCGCGCGACTCCGGGCCCGTGCTCCCGTACGTCGGCACCGTCAGCGTGGCCCGGGACCTGGACCTGGTGCGGCAGGCCCTCGGGGAGGAGAAGCTCGACTACCTCGGCTTCTCCTACGGGACCCGCCTCGGCGTGGTCCACGCGGCGCTGTTCCCGCGCAGCACCGGCCGGATGGCCCTCGACGGGGTCGACACCCTCTCCGAGCCGCTCACCGAGCAGGCCCTTGTCTCGGCGGCCGGACAGCAGCGGGCGCTGGACAACTTCCTGGTCTGGTGCTCCCGCCAGCAGGGGTGCGTCTACGGAACGAACACCCGTACGGCCAAGGACAAGGTGCGGGCCCTCGTCGCGCGGCTCGACGCCGAGCCGCTGCACGGCGAGGGCGGTCTGCGCTTCACCGGACAGGACGTGGCCGAGGCCATCGGGGTCGCCCTGTACTCGAAGGAGGCGTGGCCCCGTCTCGCGGACGCGCTGGCCCTCGTCGAGCACGGGAACCCGGTGGGGCTGATGCAGCTCGGCGGGCCGACCGAGCCGCCCCCGCCGGAGGCGGAGGGCGGCACCCCCGTGCCCGCCGACAACGCCTCGGCCGCCCTCGTCGCCGTGAACTGCGCCGACGACCCGGACCGCGGCGACGACAAGGCATCCCCGGCCGCCGTCGCGCGGGAGATGGAGGCGCTCCAGCCGATCTTCCTCGCCGCCTCGCCCGTCTTCGGGCCGCGCCAGCTGATGACGGTGCTGTCCTGCTACGGGCGACCCGCCGGCACGGATTTCATCCGGAAGATCGACCACCCGGCCGGGATCCCGCGCATCCTGCTCGTCGGAACGCGCGGGGACCCGGCCACCCCGTACGAATGGACGGAGGAGACGGCCGAGCGGCTCGGGAACGCCGTGGTCCTGGACTACAAGGGCGACGGGCACACCGGGTACACGTCCTCGCCCTGCGTGCAGGAGTACGTGAACCAGTTCCTGATCGACGGCCGGCTGCCCGCCGGGACCCGGTCCTGCCCCGCCGGGGAGGCGCGACCGGCGCGGGGTTAGGGTGGCGCGCCCGAAGTTCGCTGGTGGGGGAGAAGAACGCGTGAACCGGAAACAGCTGTGGTTGATGACCTGCGGTGTCACGGCAATGGCCGCACTGCTCTCGGCCTGCGGCGGCGGTGACGGCCCCGACGGCGGTGACGGTGGTGGTGGCGGCGCCGTGGTGGGGGACGCTGCTCCCTCGGCGGGTGCGTCCGCGGACCCGTCCCCGTTCGCGGACCCGGTGTCCGAGAAGGCGGCCACGGCCGAGAAGGTCAAGTCCGCCGTGGAGGCACGGCTCTCCGTGCACGAAGCCCGGTTCGGCTCCGGTGGCACATCGCCGTGCTCGACGGGCTCGGCCAAGATGTTCACGCAGGACTGCGACGCCGCGGTGCGGACGACGAACGACGACGCGGCGTTCGCCCTGACCCAGATCGGCGGCCACGAAGGGTTCGCCACGCTGAGTGCGGCGGCGCAGAAGATCCAGCAGGCCGCCGCCAGGTATCAGGAGCTGGGCTGCGCGAAGAACCCGGCGGACGCCGCCGATCGGCAGGCGTGCCTGGCACCGGCATCCGTCCTCGCCCAGGGCTTCCCGGACCTCCGCAGCGGCGCCAACCTCGGTCTGGCCGGCAAGTAGCAGCCGACGCAGCAGCCGGCGGTCCGACCGAGGTTGGCGCGAGGGATCAGCAGTTGGGGTGGATGGAGCGGTCCGCGAAGCGGTCCGCGAGCCAGTTCCCGGCCTCCAGGGAGTGGGTGATCACGCCGCTGACGTGCTCGCCGACCCAGACGGTGTCGAACTCGACGTTCGCGCCCCGCGCGCACCAGTCGGAGCGCAGCCGGCGCCCCACGGCGTACGGGATGAGCTCGTCGCCGAGCGCGTGGTACTGGTACACGGGCGCGGCCGGCGCGGTGCCCCCGAGCCTGCTCTGGTTCAGCCGGGCCTGCCAGTCCGGCTGCGCGAGCGGGTTGCGGGTGGTCAGGTCGGAGATCCGCTTGAAGGAGCCGGCGATGGAGTCGATGGCGACGCAGTTCTCCTTCATGCCGGCCACCAGGGCCTTGCCCGCCGGGTTGAGGTAGGAGGCGAGGTCGAGTTCCGGGAAGGCCGCGTCCTGGCCGGCGGCGGCCATGAAGATGAGGCCGGAGCCGTAGGAGCCGTCGTTGAAGTCGGCCACCTTCATCAGGTCGGCCGGGACACCGCCCGTCGCCGTGCCCTTGACCTTCAGCTCCGGTGCGTACGAGCCCTGCAGCTCGGCCGCCCAGCTGCTGGCCTGGCCGCCCTGGGAGTAGCCCATGATGCCGACCGGGGTGCTGGCGGACAGCCCGGTCCCGGGCAGGCGGGTCGCGGCGCGGGCGGCGTCGAGTACCGCGTGGCCGGCGGAGGGGCCGACGGTGTACGTGTGGACCCCCGGGGTGCCGAGGCCCTCGTAGTCGGTGACCACGACGGCCCAGCCGCGCAGGGTGAGCTGCTGGATGAGGTTGGCCTCCAGGGCGGTGCCGTAAGGGAGGTTGTTGCTCGGTGCGCAGGAGTCGCCCATGCCGATGGTGCCGACGGCGTAGGTGACGAGGGGGCGCGGGCCGGTGCGGCCGTCCTGCGGGACGATGACGGTGCCCGAGACGACGTTCGGGGCGCCCTCGGCGGTCGTCGAGTTGTAGTGGATCTTCCAGGCCCTGGTGTTGGTGGGCTGGAGGGGCAGCGGATGGAACGCGGACGGCTCGCTGCTGACGATGTCGCCGGGGCGGGGGGCCCGGCCGGCCTCCTCGGCCGCGTGGGCGGCGGTGGCGGGTGCGACGGCCGACAGTGCCAGGGCGGCCACGGCGGCGAGGGCTGACGCTCGGGCTGACTTCAGGGCTGAGCTTCGGATGCGCATGGGGCGGCTCTCCCAATGGGTCCGGTGGGGGTAGGTGAGGAGACCGTAGTGACCGACCGGTAGGAAGGTCGCTGACCGCGCAGCTCAGCTTTGCTGACCCGGGACCTCATTCACCCGGTTGCCGGATCGGTGCGGCGCCGCCGCCGGCCCCTCGACGGCAGGCCCCGGCCCTAACCCCCCGACGCGATGCGGTACGCCCCCGGCGTCGTACCCGTCCAGCGGCGGAAGGCCCGGTGGAAGGCCGTGTCCTCCGAGAAACCGAGCCGGGCCGCCAGCTCCGCGATCGGTTCGCGGCTCTCCGCCAGCCCCGCGATCGCCGCGTCCCGCCGCACGTGGTCCTTCAGCTGCTGGAAGGACGTGCCCTCCTGCTGCAACCGCCGCCGCAGCGTCGCGGGCGACACGGCGAGCCGCCCCGCCACCTCCCCGAGCTCGGGCAGCCGCGGCGAGCTCCGCAGCGCCTGCGTCAGGCTCCGGCGGACCTGCTCCGCGACCGTGGTCCCGTACGCCGGACGGGACAGCAGGTCGAAGGGGGCCCGGCGGAGCATCGCGTCGAGCGCGGCCTCGTCGCGCACCAGCGGCGCGGTCAGCCAGTGCGCGTCGAAGGCGACGGCCGTGCCCGTGCGGGCCTCCCCGAAGCGGACCGGGCAGCCGAAGATGATCTCGTACTCCTCCTCGTGCGGCGGCGCCGGATACGCGAAGGAGGCGTACGCGAGCGGGATCCGCCGCCCGATCAGCCAGCTGCTCAGCCGGTGCCAGATGGCGAGCACGCACTCGGTGAGGAAGCGTTCCTCGTCCCGCGCGAAGTCGTTGCGCACGGTGAACCTCGCCTGCCCGCCCTCGACTTCGAGCGCCAGGTCCGGCCCGCCGGGGAACAGCCCGTAGAAGGTGGCGGACCGGTCCACCGCCGCGCCGAGGTCCCGGCAGCCCAGAGCGGCGTAGCACATCATCGCGAAGGTCCCGGGGCGGCTGGGGGCGGTGGACAGGCCGAGGAACTCGTCCTGCGTGACCCGGTACAGCGCCCGGAACAGCCGCGCGAACTGCGCGGGCGTGACCCGCGCCCGGTCGTCGCCCAGCAGCAGCGGCGGAATCTGCGCCTCCTGGAGCAGCGGCACGATGTCGACACCCCTGCCGCGCGCCCCCGCGAGCACGGCACGCACGTGGTGCACGGTGACCGTCCGCCTCCCCATGGATCTGACGGTAGCCGCAATGAGCGCTGGGGTCAGCGGGGGTGACGCTTCCGGTCATGCCGCGGAAGCCTCCCCGGTGCCTAGCGTCTTCGGTACGACCCGAGGGGGAGGCGAGCCCGATGACCGACGCGACCAGTGGTGCGGCGAGCGACGTGACGGACGGAGCCGAGCGGCGACCGCGCACGCTGGCGGTCTTCACGGAGTGGACGGGCGAGCGGTACGCGGCCGAGACCGCGCTCCGGCACAAGGCGCCGCCGGTGCCGCCGGCGGCACCGGGCACCCCCGCGGCCCCCGGCAGCTGGTCCACCGTCTCCGTCTCCTACGGGGAACTGCGCGCCCGCGCAAGGGAGTCCGGGCGCGCCCTGCTCGGGCTGGGGGTCGCCGCCGGAGAGCGGGTCGCGGTGCTCGCGGAGACCCGCCCGGAGTGGACGTACACCCACTTCGGGGTCCTGGCGGCGGGCGCCGTCCTCGTGCCGGTGTACCCGACGGCGGGGGAGGAGGAGCTGGCCTGGGTGCTGTCGGACTCCGCGGCGGTGGTGGCCGTCTGCGACGACGCGGCGCAGGCCGCCCGGGTGGAGGCGCTGCGGGGCAGGGGGGACCTGCCGGCGCTGCGCGCGGTGGTGGTGATGGACGAGCTGCGGTCCCTTCCCGGGGCCGCTGCGGAGGCCGAACTCCTGGCCCGGGCAGCCGCCGTGGAGCCCGCCTCCGACGCCTCCATCGTCTACACCTCGGGAACCACCGGCCTCCCCAAGGGCTGCCGCCTCACGCACGGCAACCTGGGGGCGATCCAGGACGCGACGCTCCCGCTGATCAAGGGCGGCCCGGGCGACTCCACGTACCTCTACCTGCCCCTCGCCCACCTCCTGGCCCAGCTGATCCAGTTCACCACCCTCCTGGAGGGCGGGGAGCTCCGCTACTTCGGCGGCCGGATCGAGGACGTCATCGGCGAGCTGGCCGAGGCCCGGCCCACGCACCTGCCCTCCGTACCGCGCCTGTTCGAGAAGCTGCACTCCGTGGTCCTCTCCCTCGCGGAGTCCCAGGAGGGCGGCGCCGCCCGCTTCGGCGAGGCGGTCCGCCTGGGCCTGCTGGCCGCGGAGGGCCGTCTGCCGGAGGAGTCCCGCGAGGCGTACGAGGCGGCGGAGAAGTCCCTGTACTCCCTGGTCAGAGGCGCCTTCGGAGGGCGCCTGAAGTGGGCGCTGACGGGCGGGGCACCGATCGCCCCGGCGACGCTCGACTTCCTACGGGCCTGCGGGATCGCGGTGTTCGAGGGCTACGGGATGACCGAGTCGGGCGGGGTCATCAGCCTGAACCACCCGGACGGGGTCCGGTACGGCTCGGTGGGCCGGCCGATCGCGGGGTGCGAGGTCCGCATCGCGCGGGACGGCGAGGTCCTGGCCCGGGGCCCGATGGTCTTCCCGGGGTACCACGGCAACGACACCGCGACGGCGGAGGCCCTGGACGCCGGAGGCTGGCTGCACACGGGCGACCTGGGCGAGCTCGACGCCGACGGCTACCTCTCCATCACGGGCCGTAAGAAGGAGCTGATCATCACCTCGGCGGGCAAGAACATCACCCCCACCGAGCTGGAGTTCGCCGTCCAGCGCTCCCGCTGGGTCTCCCGCGCGGTCATGATCGGCGACCGCCGCCCCCACCCGGTGGCCCTGATCACCCTGGACGCGGAGGAGATCACGGCCTGGGCGGCGCGCGAGTCGATCGACCTCGACCCCGCACACCCCGGCGACCACCCGGCGGTACGGGCCCTCGTGGAGGAGGCGGTCTCGGCAGCCAACGCCACGGTCTCCCGCCCGGCCCGCGTCCGCGCCTTCCGCATCCTGGCCGAGGAGTTCACGGTCGAAGCGGGCACCCTCACCCCGACCCTGAAACTCCGGCGGCGGGCGGTGGCGGAGCGGTACGCGGAGGAGATCGAGGGGCTTTACGGGTAGGTGGGGGGTGTGGGGTGGGGTGGGGGTGTTGACGGTCGGTCGGGGGTGGGCGGGATCGGGGGTGGTGCGGGAGCTGCGGGTTGGTCGGGGGCGTTGAGGGGGCCGGGGGCGTCCCGGCAGTCGAGCGTCCTTCCGTGGTGGGCCGGTCCGTCAAGGGCGCTCCCTGCGGTCGCGTCGCTGCGCGATGGCCTTCGGCCACCCTTGACGGACCGGCCCACCACGGAAAAACACAAGACTTCCGGGATCCCCCCGGGGGATGGCCTGGAGGGACGGATGGGGAGGAGCGGGCACGTCAGAGACGTACGCGCCCTCTCGGGCCGGTCATCCGGACCCGTCACCCATCGGCACCGCCCAGCCGGACGGAATAGACGCCCGGGACGATCAGAGCATCCAGGAGCGGGCGGTCGGCCACCCTTCCCGCACCTTCGCACGGCCAGCATGAGCGTAAGGACGATGACAGGCCCCACGCGGTTGGTGGGCGCGTCAGATCGCTACACACTCTCGCTCGGCTTAGCGGCCATCGGCCGTCTGTGGTTGGGCATAAGCCGCCCACCCACCACACCCATCCCTCTCGGCTTAGCGACCATCGGCCGTCTGTGGTTGGGCATAAGCCGCCCACCCACCACACCCATCCCACTCGGCTCAGCGACCATCGGCCGTCTGTGATTGGGCGCAAGCCGCCCACCCACCACACCCATCCCACTCGGCTTAGCGACTGACGACCGTCTGTGGCTGGATCTGGATATAGGCCCGCCCATGGGCCGGCAGTGGTCTGAGGCCGTCCGGCGACGATCCGCAGACCCCCCAAGACCCCCAAGACCCTCAGGACCACCACGGACCCTCAGACCGCTAGGACCGTCACGGGCCCTCAGGTCCGCTAGGACCACTACAGACTCTCAGGGCCCTGAGGACCTGAGAGTCTGTGTTGGTCCTAGTGGTCCTAGCGGACCTGATCTTTCGTCTTTAGCATCCGAGATGTGATCGTTTCGATTGCTCGGCCACGGACGGTCGGTTGCCGCTAAGCCGAGTGGGAGTGTGTAGCGATCTGATGCGCCCACCGACCGCCCGGGGGTGGTGGTCGTCCTTACGCTCATGCTGGCGGCGCGAAGTCTCGGCAAGGGTGTCCGACCGCCCGGTCCTGGGTGCTCCGAGCTCCCCGGGTGTCTGTTCCGTCCGGCTGGGTGGTGCTGATGGGTGTCGGGTGCGGATGACCGGCGGGAAAGGGCCTGGGGTCTGCCAGTCTGCCCGCTCCTCCTCATCGTCCCTCCCGGCCGTTCCTCGGGGGGATCCCGGAAGTCTTGTGGCGTTTCGGGGTGGGTCGGTCGGTCAAGGGTGGCCGAAGGCCATCGCGCAGCGACGCGACCGCAGGGAGCGCCCTTGAGGGGCCGGCCCGCACCGAAAGGACGCTGGACTGCCGGGCTCCCCCCGGACCCTGTCAACGCCCCCGACCAACCCGCAGCACAGGCACCCCGCAGCTCCCCTCCGGAAGGGGGAATTCCGCCGCCTTTGCTGTCAAGCGGAATCTGGAACCGATCATGACTACGTCGAAATGGTCCAATCCCTACGTGGTCGGTCGGACCCGCCATACACTTCGAGCCGTCAACGCCAAAAAGAGCCAGGGGGGCGCAAAATGGCGGACGGTAATTCCACAGTTCAAGTCCGGGTGCAAGAAGGTGTGGTGTGGGTCGAAGGCGAGGCCTATCCACTGCGCAACATCTCCCACGTCGGACAGCGCGTATTGGAGGTCAACAAGGGTGCGGCCTGGAAACAGTTCATCCGTCGCGCTCTGCTCTGCCTGGTCGTCGGCGGGATCGCGACGGCCATCTTCGGGAACGTCGCCGCGATCATCATGGTCGTCGTCCTCGGTCTGCTGATCTGGCAGCTCGTGCAGGTCATCAGCAGGCCGCCGGTGTACGGCCTCGTCCTCAACACCTCGGGCACCCAGCGCGATGCCGTGTGGTCCCTGGACCAGTCCGAAATCCAGAACCTCGTCTACGAGATCACCAAGGCCATCGGCAAGCCCAACTCCGCCCCGGTGACCATCAACATCAAGGAGGCGGTGATGGGGGACCAGATCAAGCAGTACGGAGCCGGGGCCATCGGCGTCGCCCAGCACAGCGGCTCCGGCGACATCAGGGGAGGTGGCCGCTGATGGGCGGCGACCAGTACACGCAGTACGGACCCGGGAGCA carries:
- a CDS encoding AMP-dependent synthetase/ligase, whose amino-acid sequence is MVRVIKPADPGEPVKTVIDGRVREVWVPALVPVQVSGSLGDIPFDNAREAPGEAVLARKERDGSWRDVTAAEFAAEVLAVAKGLIAEGLRPGDRMAIMARTTYEWTLLDFAGWAAGLVTVPIYPTSSAIQARWIIQDSGAVACAVEDTAQARIISTERANLPWLRHLWEFDTGAVARLVKAGEQVPDEVVRDRRAGCAPESVATLIYTSGTTGRPKGCVLTHANFFAEVDNSVELLHPVFKSVSKDPASTLLFLPLSHVFGRMVAVGCMRARVKVGHAPSIRGEDLLADLAGFRPTFLLAIPYVLEKVYNTARATAERMGRASSFDRAARIARGLGELAEGKRPGLGLRLGRAVYDPLVYRRIRAALGGRVRYVLSGGSPLGRRLAAFYTGAGIEVFEGYGLTETTAASTITPPLRPRLGTVGWPLPGTAVRIADDGEVLLCGPHVFAGYWNGPPVGTAGQWLATGDIGELDEDGYLTITGRKKDMIITSGGKNVAPAPLEDWLRAHPLVGQCMVVGDNRPYVTALITLEPEGLQHWRQMHKKTGMPIGDLVRDEELLADIQRAVDDANRLVSRAESIRRFAVLRSDFTEERGHLTPSLKLRRATVARDHGREIEGLYRQA
- a CDS encoding alpha/beta hydrolase; translation: MPLDYARGGMGGGTVRLALARLPATGPGRRLGSLVLNFGGPGAAGIPTLAADPKAFAELNKRYDLVTFDPRGVGHSDPISCGGDSQQAEEAATGTSGAADGPAAELAALRAVAKRCARDSGPVLPYVGTVSVARDLDLVRQALGEEKLDYLGFSYGTRLGVVHAALFPRSTGRMALDGVDTLSEPLTEQALVSAAGQQRALDNFLVWCSRQQGCVYGTNTRTAKDKVRALVARLDAEPLHGEGGLRFTGQDVAEAIGVALYSKEAWPRLADALALVEHGNPVGLMQLGGPTEPPPPEAEGGTPVPADNASAALVAVNCADDPDRGDDKASPAAVAREMEALQPIFLAASPVFGPRQLMTVLSCYGRPAGTDFIRKIDHPAGIPRILLVGTRGDPATPYEWTEETAERLGNAVVLDYKGDGHTGYTSSPCVQEYVNQFLIDGRLPAGTRSCPAGEARPARG
- a CDS encoding lipase family protein — its product is MRIRSSALKSARASALAAVAALALSAVAPATAAHAAEEAGRAPRPGDIVSSEPSAFHPLPLQPTNTRAWKIHYNSTTAEGAPNVVSGTVIVPQDGRTGPRPLVTYAVGTIGMGDSCAPSNNLPYGTALEANLIQQLTLRGWAVVVTDYEGLGTPGVHTYTVGPSAGHAVLDAARAATRLPGTGLSASTPVGIMGYSQGGQASSWAAELQGSYAPELKVKGTATGGVPADLMKVADFNDGSYGSGLIFMAAAGQDAAFPELDLASYLNPAGKALVAGMKENCVAIDSIAGSFKRISDLTTRNPLAQPDWQARLNQSRLGGTAPAAPVYQYHALGDELIPYAVGRRLRSDWCARGANVEFDTVWVGEHVSGVITHSLEAGNWLADRFADRSIHPNC
- a CDS encoding AraC family transcriptional regulator, coding for MGRRTVTVHHVRAVLAGARGRGVDIVPLLQEAQIPPLLLGDDRARVTPAQFARLFRALYRVTQDEFLGLSTAPSRPGTFAMMCYAALGCRDLGAAVDRSATFYGLFPGGPDLALEVEGGQARFTVRNDFARDEERFLTECVLAIWHRLSSWLIGRRIPLAYASFAYPAPPHEEEYEIIFGCPVRFGEARTGTAVAFDAHWLTAPLVRDEAALDAMLRRAPFDLLSRPAYGTTVAEQVRRSLTQALRSSPRLPELGEVAGRLAVSPATLRRRLQQEGTSFQQLKDHVRRDAAIAGLAESREPIAELAARLGFSEDTAFHRAFRRWTGTTPGAYRIASGG
- a CDS encoding AMP-dependent synthetase/ligase, with the protein product MTDATSGAASDVTDGAERRPRTLAVFTEWTGERYAAETALRHKAPPVPPAAPGTPAAPGSWSTVSVSYGELRARARESGRALLGLGVAAGERVAVLAETRPEWTYTHFGVLAAGAVLVPVYPTAGEEELAWVLSDSAAVVAVCDDAAQAARVEALRGRGDLPALRAVVVMDELRSLPGAAAEAELLARAAAVEPASDASIVYTSGTTGLPKGCRLTHGNLGAIQDATLPLIKGGPGDSTYLYLPLAHLLAQLIQFTTLLEGGELRYFGGRIEDVIGELAEARPTHLPSVPRLFEKLHSVVLSLAESQEGGAARFGEAVRLGLLAAEGRLPEESREAYEAAEKSLYSLVRGAFGGRLKWALTGGAPIAPATLDFLRACGIAVFEGYGMTESGGVISLNHPDGVRYGSVGRPIAGCEVRIARDGEVLARGPMVFPGYHGNDTATAEALDAGGWLHTGDLGELDADGYLSITGRKKELIITSAGKNITPTELEFAVQRSRWVSRAVMIGDRRPHPVALITLDAEEITAWAARESIDLDPAHPGDHPAVRALVEEAVSAANATVSRPARVRAFRILAEEFTVEAGTLTPTLKLRRRAVAERYAEEIEGLYG
- a CDS encoding DUF6232 family protein; translation: MADGNSTVQVRVQEGVVWVEGEAYPLRNISHVGQRVLEVNKGAAWKQFIRRALLCLVVGGIATAIFGNVAAIIMVVVLGLLIWQLVQVISRPPVYGLVLNTSGTQRDAVWSLDQSEIQNLVYEITKAIGKPNSAPVTINIKEAVMGDQIKQYGAGAIGVAQHSGSGDIRGGGR